In Deinococcus maricopensis DSM 21211, one genomic interval encodes:
- a CDS encoding ABC transporter permease, protein MTPTTPTRTPAPRRRARLASHLQRYGVLIALALLVLFGALRYDGFLSAYNVGSVLSYNAMFGLIALGMTFVIMTGGIDLSVGSVAALASVVGAILSPHGLLPALIGAVAVAALLGLINGLIIAYLRILPFITTLAMLLAARGLALMTAGNQSVSADFDHGFTTLGQGSVHGVPYAALLLLAAFAIGAVALRTTRFGRHVLAIGGNEEASRLMGLPVERTLVLVYTLSGALAGLAGVLLASQFGAGQPTEGVGWELTAIAAVVVGGTLLTGGVGSVGSTLVGALLLGVIFNVLNFENGKGTISLSVHWQSVIRGAFLLVVVILQQQLAGRRARAASH, encoded by the coding sequence ATGACGCCCACCACCCCCACCCGCACGCCCGCGCCGCGCCGCCGCGCGCGCCTCGCCAGCCACCTGCAACGCTACGGCGTGCTCATCGCCCTCGCGCTGCTCGTGCTGTTCGGCGCGCTCCGCTACGACGGCTTCCTGTCCGCGTACAACGTCGGCAGCGTCCTCTCGTACAACGCCATGTTCGGCCTGATCGCGCTCGGCATGACGTTCGTGATCATGACCGGCGGCATCGACCTGTCCGTCGGGAGCGTCGCGGCGCTCGCCAGCGTCGTCGGCGCGATCCTCAGTCCGCACGGCCTGCTGCCCGCCCTGATCGGCGCCGTCGCGGTCGCCGCGCTCCTCGGCCTCATCAACGGCCTGATCATCGCGTACCTGCGCATCCTGCCGTTCATCACGACGCTCGCCATGCTGCTCGCCGCGCGCGGCCTCGCGCTCATGACCGCCGGGAACCAGTCCGTGTCCGCGGACTTCGACCACGGCTTCACGACGCTCGGGCAGGGCAGCGTCCACGGCGTGCCGTACGCGGCGCTGCTGCTCCTCGCGGCGTTCGCGATCGGCGCGGTCGCGCTACGCACCACGCGCTTCGGTCGGCACGTCCTCGCCATCGGCGGGAACGAGGAAGCCAGCCGCCTGATGGGCCTGCCCGTCGAGCGCACGCTTGTGTTGGTGTACACCCTGTCCGGCGCGCTCGCCGGGCTCGCCGGCGTCCTCCTCGCCTCGCAGTTCGGCGCGGGCCAGCCGACCGAAGGGGTCGGCTGGGAACTCACCGCCATCGCCGCCGTCGTCGTCGGCGGCACGCTCCTGACCGGCGGCGTCGGGTCGGTCGGCTCCACCCTCGTCGGCGCACTCCTGCTCGGCGTGATCTTCAACGTCCTGAACTTCGAGAACGGTAAAGGCACCATCAGCCTCAGCGTGCACTGGCAGTCCGTCATCCGCGGCGCGTTCCTGCTCGTCGTCGTGATCCTCCAGCAGCAACTCGCCGGGCGGCGCGCCCGGGCCGCGTCACACTGA
- a CDS encoding response regulator, translated as MSALRVLIVDDQPMVRQGLSLLLELLPGVVVAGQAANGQEALDVARHFAADVVLMDVRMPVMDGAQATRAFHARGGPPVILMTTFDEPEDMVAGLQAGASGYLFKNVDIHELHDAMRRVRAGERVIHPRVAQAVADAEAVDAAPGVTLQAPLTAREQAILGALSAGASNKQIAQRLGISDGTVKTHLSNLFFKLGAANRTEAVYRARQLRLLP; from the coding sequence GTGAGTGCGCTGCGCGTGCTGATCGTGGATGATCAGCCGATGGTGCGGCAGGGCCTGAGTCTGCTGCTGGAGCTCCTGCCGGGCGTGGTGGTGGCCGGGCAGGCGGCGAACGGGCAGGAGGCGCTGGATGTGGCGCGGCACTTCGCGGCGGACGTGGTCCTGATGGACGTGCGTATGCCCGTGATGGACGGCGCGCAGGCGACGCGGGCGTTCCACGCGCGCGGAGGCCCGCCAGTGATCCTGATGACGACGTTCGACGAGCCGGAAGACATGGTGGCGGGCTTACAGGCGGGCGCGAGCGGGTACCTGTTCAAGAACGTCGACATTCACGAGTTGCACGACGCGATGCGGCGTGTGCGGGCGGGCGAGCGGGTCATTCACCCGCGCGTCGCGCAGGCCGTCGCGGACGCCGAGGCCGTCGACGCGGCGCCGGGGGTGACGTTGCAGGCGCCGCTGACGGCGCGCGAGCAGGCGATTCTGGGGGCGTTGAGCGCGGGCGCGTCGAACAAGCAGATCGCGCAGCGGCTCGGCATCAGTGACGGCACCGTCAAGACGCACCTCAGCAACCTGTTCTTCAAGCTGGGCGCTGCGAACCGCACGGAGGCCGTGTACCGCGCGCGACAGTTGCGGCTGCTGCCGTAA
- a CDS encoding sugar ABC transporter ATP-binding protein — protein MTHTTTPAPLLSIEDVHKAFSGVPALQGATLHVRAGEIHALIGQNGAGKSTLIKVLTGAYRRDRGRIHFAGRDVDFGSPQAAQLGGISTIYQEVNLVPYLSLTENIFLGREIRRGPFLQWRRMHDEARALLRRFDLNVDVQRPLMEFSVAVQQMVAIARAVSTRSRLVIMDEPTSSLDDREVDTLFGVIRQLKADGVSVIFVSHRLDELYAVCDRVTIMRDGRTVDARAMTDIRKLELVATMLGKDPSELRRDGETAFARADRTPGRELLAVQDARSGAALHAATLSVHAGEIVGLAGLLGSGRTETARVIFGADPLTGGQVRAAGRDAHFRAPTDAIHAGFGFCSEDRKTEGIIPDLSVRENLTLALLPHLKRAGIIDTRRQTQIVEHFIARLGIKCASPEQRIRELSGGNQQKVLLARWLCMNPHLLILDEPTRGIDVGAKGEIQALLSELAAGGLGVLMISSELEELTEGCDRVVVMRDGRSVTELPQAQLTQDHLMNAMAHGAPTPEAQHHERI, from the coding sequence GTGACGCACACCACCACCCCCGCGCCGCTCCTCAGCATCGAGGACGTCCACAAGGCCTTTTCCGGCGTACCCGCCCTGCAGGGCGCCACCCTACACGTGCGCGCCGGCGAGATCCACGCCCTCATCGGCCAGAACGGCGCAGGCAAATCCACCCTCATCAAGGTCCTCACCGGCGCGTACCGCCGCGACCGGGGCCGCATTCACTTCGCCGGCCGCGACGTGGACTTCGGCTCGCCGCAGGCTGCGCAGCTGGGCGGCATCAGCACCATCTACCAGGAAGTGAACCTCGTCCCGTACCTCTCCCTCACCGAGAACATCTTCCTGGGCCGCGAAATCCGCCGCGGCCCGTTCCTGCAGTGGCGGCGCATGCACGACGAGGCGCGCGCCCTGCTGCGCCGCTTCGACCTGAACGTGGACGTCCAACGACCCCTGATGGAGTTCAGCGTCGCCGTGCAGCAGATGGTGGCCATCGCGCGCGCCGTGTCCACCCGCAGCCGCCTCGTCATCATGGACGAACCCACCTCCTCCCTCGACGACCGGGAGGTCGACACGCTGTTCGGCGTGATCCGACAGCTCAAGGCCGACGGTGTGTCCGTGATCTTCGTGTCGCACCGCCTCGACGAGCTGTACGCCGTGTGCGACCGCGTGACCATCATGCGCGACGGCCGCACCGTGGACGCGCGCGCCATGACCGACATCCGCAAACTCGAACTGGTCGCCACCATGCTCGGCAAGGACCCCAGCGAACTGCGCCGCGACGGCGAAACGGCGTTCGCCCGCGCCGACCGCACGCCCGGCCGGGAACTGCTCGCCGTGCAGGACGCCCGCAGCGGCGCCGCCCTGCACGCCGCGACCCTGAGCGTCCACGCCGGCGAGATCGTGGGCCTCGCCGGGCTGCTCGGCTCCGGCCGCACCGAAACGGCCCGCGTGATCTTCGGCGCGGACCCCCTCACCGGCGGGCAGGTGCGCGCCGCCGGGCGGGACGCGCACTTCCGCGCGCCCACCGACGCCATCCACGCCGGGTTCGGGTTCTGCTCCGAGGACCGCAAAACCGAAGGGATCATCCCGGACCTGTCGGTGCGGGAGAACCTCACGCTCGCGCTCCTCCCGCACCTCAAACGCGCCGGCATCATCGACACGCGCCGCCAGACGCAGATCGTCGAGCACTTCATCGCGCGGCTCGGCATCAAGTGCGCCAGCCCGGAGCAGCGCATCCGCGAACTGTCCGGCGGCAACCAGCAGAAGGTCCTGCTCGCCCGCTGGCTGTGCATGAACCCGCACCTCCTGATTCTCGATGAACCCACGCGCGGCATCGACGTCGGCGCGAAAGGTGAGATTCAGGCGCTGCTCAGCGAACTCGCTGCGGGCGGCCTGGGCGTCCTGATGATCAGCAGCGAACTCGAGGAACTCACCGAAGGCTGCGACCGCGTCGTCGTCATGCGCGACGGCCGCAGCGTCACCGAGCTCCCCCAAGCGCAGCTCACGCAGGACCACCTCATGAACGCCATGGCGCACGGCGCGCCCACCCCGGAGGCCCAGCACCATGAACGTATCTGA
- a CDS encoding ABC transporter permease — translation MNVSERAPTDAPPARAPRSPRTDLLSVLRPILGPLIALAALLLFNALFTPNFLTVQTLNVNLTQVATIVIVGVGMTLVIATGGIDLSVGALMAISGALAPLLFLHPPLGNAALGVALAFTVPVLTAGAFGLFNGALITRFGIQPFIATLVLFIAGRGIAQVLTNGQLQTFTNPAFQYVGLGRPLGVPFQVILMLLIVALFAWVLARTVFGRHVLAVGGNERAARLAGVPVARVKLAVYGLLGLLSGLAGLIVIAINSSSDANQVGLNMELDAIAAVAVGGTALTGGRATIIGTLLGALVIQLIRYTLLARGIPDAAALVVKAVIILFAVYIQRARRAA, via the coding sequence ATGAACGTATCTGAGCGCGCTCCCACCGACGCGCCCCCCGCCCGCGCGCCCCGCTCACCCCGAACGGACCTGCTGAGCGTGCTGCGGCCCATCCTCGGGCCCCTCATCGCCCTGGCGGCCCTGCTGCTCTTCAACGCGCTGTTCACCCCGAACTTCCTGACCGTCCAGACCCTCAACGTCAACCTCACGCAGGTCGCCACCATCGTCATCGTCGGCGTCGGCATGACCCTCGTGATCGCCACGGGCGGCATCGACCTGTCCGTCGGCGCGCTCATGGCCATCAGCGGCGCCCTCGCGCCCCTGCTGTTCCTGCACCCGCCGCTCGGGAACGCGGCGCTCGGCGTGGCCCTCGCCTTCACCGTGCCGGTCCTGACCGCCGGGGCGTTCGGGCTGTTCAACGGCGCGCTCATCACCCGCTTCGGCATTCAGCCGTTCATTGCCACGCTCGTGCTGTTCATCGCCGGGCGCGGCATCGCACAGGTCCTCACGAACGGTCAGCTGCAGACCTTCACGAACCCCGCCTTCCAGTACGTCGGCCTGGGCCGCCCGCTCGGCGTGCCGTTCCAGGTGATCCTGATGCTCCTGATCGTCGCGCTGTTCGCGTGGGTGCTCGCCCGCACCGTCTTCGGCCGGCACGTCCTCGCCGTCGGCGGAAACGAACGTGCCGCGCGCCTCGCGGGCGTGCCCGTCGCGCGCGTCAAGCTCGCCGTGTACGGCCTGCTCGGCCTGCTGTCCGGCCTCGCGGGCCTGATCGTCATCGCCATCAACTCCTCCAGCGACGCCAACCAGGTCGGCCTGAACATGGAACTCGACGCGATCGCCGCCGTCGCCGTGGGCGGCACCGCCCTCACCGGCGGGCGCGCCACGATTATCGGCACGCTGCTCGGCGCGCTCGTCATCCAGCTCATCCGCTACACGCTGCTCGCGCGCGGCATCCCGGACGCCGCCGCGCTCGTCGTGAAGGCGGTCATCATCCTGTTCGCGGTGTACATTCAGCGCGCCCGCCGCGCCGCCTAA
- a CDS encoding phytanoyl-CoA dioxygenase family protein has translation MTQAIDTPTYDVAAIMGSLYGAGITGLKGAFPREWVQQLGEDLARLYTEALQRPGGAVGRGTNRHYVEIHPEDIRGFETLITHPWVQQVCAAVLGPDYQIVEIGFDVPNPGAKDQPWHRDFPATDTTLRERRLDSLAFNITTVDVEPDMGPFEIAPGTQWDDPSSFDHGMFPPATLYPRYEALREQKMPRMGDISVRSALTIHRGTANTSNKPRPVLVLGVDAPGAGHHEKHDLQLTRRYYDTLAPDVQRHLLCRLVDELEPIMQGHTIEGLMMGDA, from the coding sequence ATGACCCAAGCCATTGATACCCCCACCTACGACGTCGCCGCCATCATGGGCAGCCTGTACGGCGCCGGCATCACCGGCCTGAAAGGCGCGTTCCCGCGGGAATGGGTGCAGCAGCTCGGCGAAGACCTCGCGCGCCTGTACACCGAAGCGCTGCAACGCCCTGGCGGCGCCGTCGGCCGCGGCACCAACCGCCACTACGTCGAAATCCACCCGGAGGACATCCGCGGGTTCGAGACGCTCATCACGCACCCGTGGGTGCAGCAGGTGTGCGCGGCCGTGCTCGGCCCCGACTACCAGATCGTCGAGATCGGCTTCGACGTCCCGAACCCCGGCGCGAAGGACCAGCCGTGGCACCGCGACTTCCCCGCCACCGACACCACCCTCCGCGAACGCCGCCTTGATTCTCTCGCGTTCAACATCACCACTGTGGACGTCGAACCGGACATGGGCCCATTCGAGATCGCGCCCGGCACGCAATGGGACGACCCCAGCAGCTTCGACCACGGCATGTTCCCGCCCGCCACCCTGTACCCCCGCTACGAGGCGCTGCGCGAGCAGAAGATGCCGCGCATGGGCGACATCAGCGTCCGCTCCGCCCTGACCATCCACCGCGGCACCGCCAACACCTCCAATAAGCCCCGCCCGGTGCTCGTGCTCGGCGTGGACGCTCCCGGCGCCGGCCACCACGAGAAGCACGACCTGCAACTCACCCGCCGGTACTACGACACCCTCGCGCCCGACGTGCAGCGCCACTTGCTGTGCCGCCTCGTGGACGAACTCGAACCGATCATGCAGGGCCACACCATCGAGGGCCTCATGATGGGCGACGCCTGA